In Myxococcales bacterium, one DNA window encodes the following:
- a CDS encoding 2-oxoacid ferredoxin oxidoreductase (catalyzes the coenzyme A-dependent decarboxylation of 2-oxoacids, such as pyruvate and 2-oxoglutarate) yields the protein MNCVENYALHEPQWCPGCGNFDLLDSVKQALCELEIEPHKLMLAVGIGQASKLGFSLKANMFNGLHGRMLPLAMGMKMANHAAPVLVVSGDGCFYAEGGNHFIHNLRRNLDVTMLASDNRVYGLTKGQASPTSAADFTTKIHPEGVGAAPINPSALALVAGATFVARTFTGNRAEVVTLIKAALRHRGASFIDIMSPCVSFNKVNTFAWYKQRAKPLGPEHDPTDLAAALKWALLPTEEIIPTGILYQVQRPVFGDHLTAMRGEPIAARTWKYTPERVRPLFAKFK from the coding sequence ATGAATTGCGTTGAAAATTACGCCTTGCACGAACCGCAATGGTGTCCGGGGTGCGGCAATTTCGATCTGCTCGACAGCGTCAAGCAGGCGCTGTGCGAACTGGAAATCGAACCGCACAAATTAATGCTCGCCGTCGGCATCGGTCAGGCGTCCAAACTGGGTTTTTCGCTCAAGGCCAACATGTTCAACGGCTTGCACGGGCGCATGTTGCCTCTGGCCATGGGCATGAAGATGGCGAACCACGCCGCACCGGTTCTGGTGGTTTCGGGCGACGGTTGCTTCTACGCCGAGGGCGGCAACCATTTCATTCACAACCTGCGGCGCAACCTCGACGTCACCATGCTGGCGAGCGACAACCGTGTGTACGGGCTGACCAAAGGTCAGGCCTCGCCGACCTCGGCCGCCGATTTCACCACCAAAATCCATCCCGAGGGTGTCGGCGCGGCGCCGATCAATCCCAGCGCGTTGGCCCTGGTGGCGGGCGCGACTTTCGTCGCGCGGACCTTCACGGGCAACCGAGCGGAAGTCGTCACGCTGATCAAGGCGGCGCTACGGCATCGCGGCGCGTCGTTCATCGACATCATGAGCCCCTGCGTTTCGTTCAATAAGGTCAATACGTTCGCCTGGTACAAGCAACGCGCCAAGCCGCTCGGGCCGGAACACGACCCCACCGACCTGGCGGCGGCGCTGAAGTGGGCGCTGTTGCCCACCGAAGAAATCATCCCGACGGGGATTCTCTATCAAGTTCAGCGCCCGGTCTTCGGCGATCACCTGACCGCGATGCGCGGCGAACCCATCGCCGCGCGAACCTGGAAATACACGCCCGAACGCGTCCGGCCGCTGTTCGCCAAATTCAAATAA
- a CDS encoding FAD-binding protein, whose amino-acid sequence MGAGLAGMTAAVKMAENHPRLKVALLTKVHPVRSHSGAAQGGINAAVAQDDKWEDHYYDTLKGGWFLGDQDAVRALTEEAPAAIFELDRWGANFSRLPDGNFAQRPFGGQRRNRTCYVQDLTGHALLTTMYEQVVKKGIDVFAEWFVFSLVADADRFYGFLAFDLQTGKIGFFAGRAGLIATGGAGRVFGQSSNALINTGDGMALAWRAGVPLKDIEFFQTHPTGLLNGILITEGARGEGGYLLNRDGERFMAKYAPKFMELAPRDLVARSIHTEIMEGRGFDDGCVRLDLRHLGAEKINQKLPQIREIAMYFAGVDPIVEPIPIRPTVHYTMGGIDVDVHGATPLPGLYAAGEAACVSVHGANRLGGNSLLDTIVFGIRAAASIPASLDGRHEAPPDLLEREMEKFRALFVGPSSTDVPALRREMESAMVAGFSLKREAEGMKTGLAAVRQLRERYQGVRVADRSLVFNAELTRALELGCMLDVGYACAFASLPRQESRGSHFRYDYPKMDNSRFLKHSLVTTGGTGDPTLAYRDVTIVDTPPLDEIKY is encoded by the coding sequence ATGGGCGCCGGCCTGGCCGGCATGACGGCCGCCGTCAAAATGGCCGAAAACCACCCGCGCCTCAAGGTCGCGCTGCTGACCAAGGTGCACCCGGTCCGTTCGCACTCCGGCGCGGCGCAGGGCGGCATCAACGCGGCGGTCGCCCAGGACGACAAGTGGGAAGACCACTACTACGACACCCTCAAGGGCGGTTGGTTTCTCGGCGACCAGGACGCGGTGCGCGCACTGACCGAGGAAGCGCCGGCGGCGATTTTCGAGCTGGACCGCTGGGGGGCGAATTTCAGCCGGCTGCCGGACGGCAATTTCGCGCAACGCCCCTTCGGCGGCCAGCGCCGCAACCGCACCTGCTACGTGCAGGATCTGACCGGTCACGCGCTCCTGACGACGATGTACGAACAGGTCGTCAAAAAGGGCATCGACGTTTTCGCCGAATGGTTCGTCTTTTCCCTCGTCGCCGACGCCGACCGTTTTTACGGTTTCCTCGCCTTCGATCTGCAGACCGGCAAAATCGGCTTTTTCGCCGGGCGGGCCGGGCTGATCGCCACCGGCGGTGCGGGCCGCGTCTTCGGCCAATCTTCCAACGCCCTGATCAACACGGGCGACGGCATGGCGCTGGCCTGGCGGGCCGGTGTGCCCCTGAAAGACATCGAGTTTTTCCAAACGCACCCGACGGGCCTGCTCAACGGCATTCTCATCACCGAAGGCGCCCGCGGCGAAGGCGGTTACCTGCTCAATCGCGACGGCGAGCGGTTCATGGCCAAGTACGCGCCGAAGTTCATGGAACTGGCGCCGCGCGATCTGGTGGCACGGTCGATCCACACCGAAATCATGGAGGGCCGGGGCTTCGACGACGGTTGCGTCCGGCTCGATCTGCGTCACCTCGGCGCCGAGAAAATCAACCAGAAGCTGCCGCAGATCCGCGAAATCGCCATGTACTTCGCCGGGGTCGATCCGATCGTCGAGCCGATCCCCATCCGCCCGACCGTGCATTACACGATGGGCGGCATCGACGTCGATGTGCACGGCGCGACTCCCCTGCCCGGTTTGTACGCCGCCGGCGAAGCCGCCTGTGTTTCGGTGCACGGGGCCAACCGCCTGGGAGGCAACTCACTGCTGGATACGATCGTCTTCGGCATTCGCGCCGCGGCTTCGATTCCGGCGTCGCTCGACGGCCGGCACGAAGCGCCGCCGGACCTGCTCGAACGGGAGATGGAAAAATTCCGGGCGCTTTTCGTGGGCCCCTCGTCCACGGACGTGCCGGCGCTGCGCCGTGAAATGGAAAGCGCGATGGTGGCCGGCTTCTCGCTCAAGCGCGAGGCGGAAGGCATGAAAACCGGGTTGGCCGCCGTGCGCCAGTTGCGCGAACGCTATCAAGGCGTCCGCGTCGCCGACCGGTCGCTCGTCTTCAACGCCGAACTGACGCGCGCCCTCGAACTGGGTTGCATGCTCGACGTAGGATACGCCTGCGCCTTCGCCTCGCTGCCGCGCCAGGAATCGCGGGGCAGCCATTTCCGTTACGACTATCCGAAAATGGACAACTCCCGATTCCTCAAGCACAGCCTGGTGACCACCGGCGGCACCGGGGATCCGACGCTGGCCTATCGCGACGTGACGATCGTGGACACCCCGCCGCTCGATGAAATCAAGTATTAG
- a CDS encoding succinate dehydrogenase/fumarate reductase iron-sulfur subunit: MKAVLDIHRRKPEQKNSYRQSFEIEAAPGDTLLDLFHKIQAEKDPTFAYRYSCRGAICGSCAVRINGTAALACKTQAAPLAEKGVIVVDPLGNLPSLKDLVVDFALFWEAYDKVRPYIVRQREQHDYRLTWEDKLSKKHLDQLDRAILCIKCASCFSDCPKRREDARFMGPAAAANLYKFYFDPRDAIHAERRELSADPGFGVVACDSHANCVKVCPKDVRPLRAINLIRQDLPKQE; this comes from the coding sequence ATGAAAGCCGTGCTCGATATTCATCGCCGCAAACCGGAGCAAAAAAATTCCTATCGCCAGTCCTTCGAAATCGAGGCCGCGCCCGGCGACACGCTGCTGGATCTTTTCCACAAGATCCAGGCGGAAAAGGACCCGACTTTTGCCTATCGCTACAGTTGCCGCGGCGCGATCTGCGGCTCGTGCGCGGTGCGGATCAACGGCACGGCCGCCCTGGCCTGTAAAACCCAGGCGGCGCCGCTGGCCGAAAAGGGCGTGATCGTCGTCGATCCGTTGGGCAATCTGCCGAGTCTGAAGGACCTGGTCGTCGATTTCGCCCTCTTCTGGGAAGCGTACGACAAGGTGCGCCCGTACATCGTGCGGCAACGGGAACAGCACGATTACCGGCTGACCTGGGAAGACAAGCTTTCGAAAAAGCACCTCGACCAGCTCGATCGGGCGATTCTTTGCATCAAGTGCGCCTCCTGTTTTTCCGACTGCCCCAAACGGCGGGAGGATGCCCGGTTCATGGGACCGGCGGCGGCGGCGAACCTGTACAAGTTTTATTTCGACCCGCGCGACGCCATCCACGCCGAGCGGCGCGAATTGAGCGCCGACCCGGGTTTCGGGGTGGTGGCTTGCGATTCGCATGCGAATTGCGTGAAGGTATGTCCGAAAGATGTGCGCCCGCTAAGGGCCATCAACCTGATTCGACAAGATTTGCCAAAACAGGAGTAG